Genomic window (Bombus vancouverensis nearcticus chromosome 2, iyBomVanc1_principal, whole genome shotgun sequence):
gccaATAAAAAGTAAACATCTTCCATTTTTTCActtgtacaattttatatttaatatagatCACAAATCACGATTACATACTTTTtctgaataaaatatacataaaaaactaattatgtatattagtcATGAATATTGAATTATATCATTTCATTGCAATAATCGAATAACATAATTCTATTTGTTAATTGGCAAGTAGCTATGTTAATGACGTCAAGCATAAAGATCAATACAGGTTACACGTATATTGTAATTAAACTACGGATGTTTACGCAtatttacgtatatttttatgaatacagttaaatatatgtaacctaaatatcctaataaataaatatatatatatatttaatattttgctGTACATTTATGCATATTTCAGTTTCTCACAAATGCATGAACGTCAGCAGTCTGATTATGAATACATTCATTAATGAATGAACAAATGTTTTGGTTTATTTTCATGATGATTTCAACGCAGTTTCTATACTGTTATGTttactttgtttatttccttcaaacTATTCATTTCGTAATTTGAATGTCTGTCTCCACTAAAAAGTGTGATAATATTTTCGCAATAACATCTCTTATGTCTTAATGTCATTTGGCAACGTGATATAGAAAGAACACATTCATTAAATGTGTAAACTTAAAGGAAGATGTCCCACGAACGCCGTTAAATTTAGAAAGTTTAATTATGATAACGCGACTATCCCTGCTTTACTATCGTAAATGGTTATATCGTTCCTTTCCTCTATGTAACAGTCGAACGATCTTGCATGACAATTATTACATTTCTCCTTTATCAgtgtttttttttatctctATTATACCGACTATTGAAAAGTTTGATTACAATGCAGCGCCGATGATAATACTAGTTTCTTAACAATAAGAATATTTACtacatataaaattttaatatttaacatttctAAATTTATCCTATACGGTTTTTTAATAATGATGTATCCTTGAAGAGTATCAAGGATAAAATTTTACTCCATAAGAATTTTGTTGTAATAGTAGCGTATTAATATCATTGCAATGTTATCTATAATTGCGAACAATATCTAATATTggataataataagaaattgAGTTGCATTTGTGTGATTTTTATTGAGTACTAAAGTAAAAGGTTATATTGGGGTGAAATTTCGTTTATCATGGCATTGGCGTTATTTGATGATAACTTTTAAGTGTTAAATGTATGTTAATGTCTCATCATACAATTTGAATACACGGGAggacaaaaaatgtaaaaacacATATAAACGATATATAAACGATAGTCACTAATAATAGATTATCTATTTCTTTTGGcataaaacaaaaagaaatattttaaatttttcatactCTGTTTCAAAATAATTcgttagaaaaagaaagatcttTTAAAGTGTTAGTaaagattaaatattattaatttctatatagaattattatttctatatcaattaaaatatcccaaaattatattacatatttcaattaaatgCCAGGACATGTTCAAGCCCGTGCAAATTGACGAATACAGCGACACGATGATACGAGGACACGACACAAGGTTTTcatttacgtttcattttgaaGCACATTAAACGAAATATACTCATGAATGATACAAGATagtattatgtaaattattatgtaaaatatttttaaataagtaatttatttttgaaaaaaataaaaatattattatatttagtaaATATGACAGAAAAATTGCGAAGATATGAGAAAATTGATTTCTTAGGAGAAGGACAGGTTAGTTGAAGATTATAAACTTCGTTATTAAtgttgtaaatatatttatgaattttatttcagtTCGCTACTGTCTATAAAGCCAAAGATATCGAAACGTCCAAAATTGTTGCTGTGAAAAAGGTTTGTTATTTCACAATGATTTTATACACTGATCAAGTGTTAGTTCTTGAAGTGTCAATAATGTCATTTATGACAATTTTAGATTAAAGTTGGAAGTCGCGCAGAGGCTAGGGATGGTATAAATAGAACTGCATTAcgagaaattaaattattgCAAGAATTAAAACACGATAATGTGATAGGTTTATTAGGTATATAAACGTATACATACGTTACAAGAATTTATATTGTAGTCAACATTCATATCATGTTATTGATATTTTAGATGTTTTTGGTCACAAGTCAAATGTCTCCTTAGTATTTGACTTTATGGATACAGAtttagagataataataaaggaTAGTAATATAGTATTAACAGCTGCAAACATTAAAGCATATATGATCCAAACTTTACAAGGATTagattatttacattataattgGATACTGCACAGAGATTTGAAACCAAATAATTTACTGGTTaactctgaaggtgttttgaaaATTGGTGATTTTGGTTTGGCCAAATTTTTTGGTTCACCTAACCGAATAAATACCCATCAGGTAGTAACAAGGTGGTATAGGTCACCTGAATTGTTGTATGGTGCAAGATTATATGGTACTGGAATTGATATGTGGGCAGTTGGTTGTATATTAGCAGAATTGTTATTACGTGTACCATTTTTACCTGGCGAATCTGACCTGGATCAACTTACTAGAATATTTCAGGTATATCCTTTTTATTGTAACCTGAAAAAGTTCttaattgcaattattttcatatatttacatacataaTTTTCAGACATTAGGCACACCCACTGAAGAAACGTGGCCAGGAATGACAGAATTACCAGATTTTATCCAATTCAAACCTTTTCCTGGTACACCACTAAAACATATATTTACTGCTGCTGGTGATGATCTCCTAGATTTAATTGCTAGTCTATTAAATGTAAATCCCTTGGAGAGATGTACATGTGATCAAGCTCTTCAAATGCCATACTTCAGCAACAAGCCTGCACCAACTCCTGGACCTAGATTACCGCTTCCTACATCTGTAAAACGTCAGCCAGAGGAAAAGCCTAGTTTAAAGAGAAAACTACTGGAATCGATGGATGGTGCTTCCCTTGCAAAAAGATTACAGTTTTAACCATAAATTCGGTTAGACTTAATTGTAAATTGTTACGAGAACAAATTCATTGTTACTGTTTCCTTGCTAATTTTACAATGAATAATCAATATAATATGCAATAAAATGAAGCAAGGAGATATAGACTGATTTGTATAAATGCATAATATACAAGTAAATTTAAAACATGAGATATAATATTAAACATCTACAATGAATTACTGCAGTAATATATGATATGCAatttagtaatatatttttacaaaattattatgtaaataaCTAAAATCAAATAAACATCCATTTTATACGTTATTAACATTATATATCCTCGAAATAGATATGGCCTATatgtatacaaaattaaaaCAGGATGGGAATGTTATAGGctgaaataataatacatatttgaaaaatacaacATTATGCTGCATTACTTTTTATTAACTTAAAAACTAGTAAGAAATGTTTGATACGTGAACAATTTTGTAacttgtgaaatattaaatttcgatAGCATAAAGAGGTGAATCGttgataacaaattattaaaactGTAATCGCATTTCGCAGCTTTCCCTGTAGCGAGATTAATTATTCATCTTTCGCAATAAGTACAAACATTACCAGATTCTCATTTACTCGCTCTTGTCTCTATTTGACGATGTTCCACTATTTCCTTTCTCAAgaaaagtataaagtataaataatGTTCCTTTAATATATCCGCTTTGTGGACAAAAAGGACACATTTATCATTTTTGCTAAATCTGATGATTTTGCATTGTCCATCTGTGATGAGCATGCAAGTAGTTTTTTACGAGTACCGCTCACGACTGATTGCATCTTCTCAATCAGCTTCTAATATCCGTGCATGATTTCAATATACATGTATCTATTACACACATACATAAATCTATTCAATACTGATGGGTAACAAAAAACGTAATATTTTGTAATGATacaaattgtacatatcttaTATTAATGCACATATTAACATGAGTTGGCTACCTCTGAAATTGATGAAAAAGTGTTTCACATTAAAATCATGTtacaagaataaaataaatttcatattttaatatattacataaagCTATAACAAAATTTCTTGTATTGTACACATAATTACATTAAAAGCATAAATTAAGACGACGTGTGCATTTAAATACTGAAGCaacatttaatatttgttttacatattttgttAGATTCTGATATAGAGGTGAAAAGCTGGGaattctatataaataaaacGTGATTATTTTAAGATGTGTTAGAGGATTACCACCTGTTAGCATACATCTGcgatatattatacataaatgataaaattaaaccCGGATTTTACAATTAAGTTTAAACGtattcgattttctcggaaacatcAAGAAGATTTACAAGTGCTTCAAATTAAATATTGATGTCTTCAGAGGTAAGTAATCTTTTAAAACATCTTAgaatatgcaaataataaattcattctAACATATGGTACTGTGGTCCCTCTTATTCAGACTGAACTATAAGTAATAACTATGTAACACCTTCTGTAATGCATAATAagcataattttttttttaggagTATATACCATTATTTGCCAAACTCCAGGTAGTGAAAAAGCATGGAAATTGTTATCATTGTCATTTTCAATTTAGATCATAACATAAAAACGCAAGGATATTTTTGAAagtaaataaaagaagaaatagtaTTAATACAATTTCATGGAAAAGAAACAAAACTTCTACAGAGATAGTTTTTAGATCTTAGATATTACTCATTTTTTACAACACAAATTTCTCCTCTTATGCGAGTTATTTAcacataaaaaataatacacTTAACAATGAGATTTTGCTGTACATGATGTATATACTTAAAGCAATgtttaaatttacaaaattgatATTATACAGAGTATAGTATAAAAACAGAAAACACTGTTTAACACGATTTACAAAAAGTAAATCGTCCTTGTATTAATACATTTGtcgaaaatacaaaattaaaactATCCCTTATTATTTGTGACGAACCATTAACATGTAACTGAATATATGTTTGAGCGCAACAACTCTAGAGATtgcagaaaaattaatttcaattgattGATCAATATTTTGTTCGATAAGTTAATTCATTTAAAGTCACCACCGCTTTCAATGTCGTATAATAATGTGATAGACACATACATACTAATTTTCTATCCTGCGTGCATTTTGTAAGGAACATTGTATTCGATATCATTAGTTTTTTTTCATATGCCCTCCTGCATGGCCCTACATATGTAACGTGCGTGTATAACTTTCTTCATTTCAGTAGGGCTTAAATTTTATATAGGATGCATTGTTTCATACATAAAAGTAGAATATATTAGAAATAGTACATAGGACATAGTATCAAAAcatcaaatgaaataataaaattccttCGACTATTAAAcaaatagaaataatatatgtatataattaatttaaactaaTAAACATCCAAAGGGAATAAAGATATTATTgattatatgtaatattttcatatCTCTTTAATTActgttgttaaatatattattgtcttgtgTTAGCATCCCACGAACACGTACTTGAAAAACTGTAGTAAAAGATTATTTATCGGACATGAAATGTAATGAAGATTAAACAATTGTACATGATATAAGTACAATTGCTTTCTTCTTTAAATTATACTATGTCCTAAGCAAATAGTTTTAAGCAGTAATCGATGCGCAGTCTATAGAGCACATGCAGCAGACAATTTGCTCTTGCACTTTGTTTCTAGACATTTGATTCAGTATTTAAAGTAACATATATAACAACTTATGCAACCAACAACATGTTATGACTACTTTATAATgcttatttttcttaatttcttaCTTTTATACATTAAGTCAATGTATACcaagatttttaaataatattaaaatatatatatatatataagtttaataaattttccaataCGTTAAATTAAAAGTAGACGAAAGTAATGTATACATTTTATAGCAGCAGCATTTAAACGTATGTAGAACATagcatataaaattttcttaatataaaaataatatatttttttaaatcacaatgtaatttcatattatttaaaaatcgaAGTATTCACAGATTTTAGGACAAGGATGTTCTttgcaaatgaaaatgaaattataccCTTTTAGGGATTTTAAAATAAGTAATACATACATTACAATATAACTGTCCGTAATAATAATATCACATCTCCAAATACTACTTAGCACAAagtattacaaaataaatgtacatacatataaatgaGTTTAGACAAGAAATATAGGCGGTGCATTTTCTAGGTAACTATGATCTTTCCTTGGGTATAAAGAAGAACATGTTTATAATTTCCCTAACACAAACAGTTTACTGCGTTATTCAATAAGGTCATTTTGTTTTCAATATTGAAGATAATTTCACAATTTtgctttataaatatttgtaaaattatttttcagtcCATTCGTATTATTGAAAGTCTgacattaattataaaaaaacgTAATCAATACCTCACATCATGATTGATACTTGTCGCTTTAAAAACACATAACTTTCAATTTCAAAGTAAACGGAAATATCGTTATAGTGAAGAATACTTGATACATTTAAAGTTACGTATTGAGTTCTTGACATTAAGATATATCAATTCATTGAAACTTTTTACTTTCCCGTTTTATGACATTCCTGcgttacatatatatgttatgTTTACTTCTAAAAGCAGAAGATAGAAACGCAACAGTCTCTTGAATTAAACGTTTTCTTTCCCTCAATTAATAACTTTGGATCGGTACGTAATACAATACAAGTGGAATTTATACAAAGacagtaattaaataatttggtACTATTAACATATAATTCATAAAGAGAAGAATCTAGTTACACATATAACATACGCCGTCTTACATAAACGTAAATGAACAAAATACCATTGCAATGTGAAACACTCTGTGTAGCTTCTTGATTAGGCACAATGTTTGAAAGCAATAAATTCCTATTTAtctgtttaaataaaaaaattctttgtGGAACACACTTTCCCAATACAGACTATATCTCCCtagaattcatattaatattaaaagtagAAATACATATTTCATTGCTACTACTgttttttactttattatatcatatatatatattcagtaGTCAGTCCAAGGCAAACATTATCCGcgatagtataatataatatagctactattttcatattttttttaaattgatctACCTATATATtactttcttttaaaaaatgtatacttaacatttaatataatatatatatatataatatatataatatatatctataatatatatataaataatatatatactatatatatataaatatatatatctctttttaaaatatttacagtCACTGTTATGATATAGTAATTTTAATTGTTTCTTGtgtattcatattttataaaggCAATTATTATCATAACTATAATCCTTAACATATTACATGTATTGTGTAAACATGTTTTATGTTCATACTAGGACAGTATATAATACAAGTAGGGATATTACATGACTTTGACACCTTTACACGTATGTACACAGGGAGTGTCATGATCATACAAATCATAATTTATCTTATTATTGCGTTGTATTTTgatgttaatttttaaataaaaaatattttgtttatgtTTAGAAGAACATCTCCATTTTTACAAGAATTCTATATTCTTGTGATTACGTTAGATTTTGAAGTatatctttaaaaatatttcaaatataaacgTGCTGGATGATGTTGATTTGTCATTATCATGACTTTGTTAAATCAACATTTCTATTCACAGTAACAAATTAgcaaataatagtaaattgaTTAATTTCAATGAATGGCTAAACAATTAATATAGACAGCAAGTAGATAATAGCAGTTCCTATCATACAATGGCTTTCAAGAAATTtgactcctttttcttttttcacataaTAAGCAAAAAATGTATAATCATAAATCAGCCTGTGCATTTCTCTTTATGTGTACTATTTGAGAATTTTTCAGAAGTCATTGTCAATGGCTCGAAGAATTCTTTGAATTTGAGATCCTTTTTATTCTAGACTCTTTATAACATAAACCTCATGTATCAGATTGAAGTaacttatttaaaatataatttttacacGTACAAAAATGATCAGATTTATAAACTAGTTGCTACTTAATTTCATTTTGATTTGAGAAAAATCATTCTAAAGTTTTGCTGTTGAggaactatatacatatataaaaaaatatataagtagtaaaattaacaaatatatatttaaaaatataattaatctaTCTGCAGTATAAAATTTTTCTTAAGAGTCTAGAATAATTATTGATCATataaaaaatgcattatattaaaataatctttAACTAACAATAGTTTctggtgaaaaaagaaatagtattTTTTAGTAGATACTAGTATGTAAACTTTCTTATGCAAACAATTAATGCTTTATTGTCATATGAAATTCGATTACTTAAATTTTTGAAGCATTGATACAGAAAGGTTGAATCTAATAAGTTAgcagatatttttagttattgcAATCCATACAAGTACATATAATTTTTGTGTCTTACATGTAACAAAAACATAATGCAAATATAATGAAACATCATGATGTAATatagtatttaaaaaattcgattgatgttgaaataaaaaattaatttgcaaAAGAATGTTAATTTTTGTGTATATTAATGTTGCTACGGCTTCACAAATCATTCATCCGAAATTTAATAGATGGTAAAAAGACTTACAATATAATGTCCAAATTATAGATTAATGGTATCCAATGTGTGCGAATTTTTGGATGCATTGTCCTTTGGTGACGTAGTGGCAACACTGACTTGTTTGTTGGTATTGTTCGTAAACGGCATGGCGAACTTAAAATCTGCACCATTCGGTAATTTTCGCATAATTTTGCCAGATGTAATGAGTTTGCCGAAACCTTCTTGATGCGCGAAAGCGTATCCTGAACGAAGAGATCGTCGTGTTCGTCTTGTAGATGGTGTACGAAGTATATCTTGACTTTGACGAGAGCGAAGTTGTGCCAATCTCTGCTTAAGTCTAACTCTGTCAGACAATGTTGGTCTTACATCTATGAAGAAGAATCTCCATGACAGTACAGGTATTACTAATATGATACACGAAATGACTGCCGTGAACCAAAATGTCGCTTCCGACATTGCCTAAAATCATGTACCCAAGtattaatatatcattattattaaaatatttaatacaacaaatatttaatacaaataacaTACCATTGTAAGACTGCCAACATAACTACCACCTATGACAAAGTTATAGAAataatctaaaataaaatacCAAATGAGCGAGCCCCAAACCATAATATGATTAACAATTGTCCAATATGATGTATCAAGGGCTATTTGGACAGTCACGACTATGACTAATATAGTAGCTACAACACTTCCTAGTAACATATGATCAGAAAGTACATAGCCCTTTGGTGATACTCCATCCTTATACGTTCCTAAAGATACATTCAATCATAATCTTAATTGAAATGTTTTAATTTCAAAACATAGCAAAAGGGTGCATACATTATTTATACTTACCATATGGAACTAAAAATAATACACAGCTAGCAAAAAATCCATGTATAGCACTCCAGCAAAATtcctttttattaaaaagtaaattttGTAATCCGGGTGCATAAAGTTTTGGGTacattaaactatttttatcatTAACATCTTGATCAAATATACCGACTGCCATTACAGGTAATGACGTATAAAAGAGGTTGTAGACAGAAATATACATAGGATCAAATACAGTCtgcaaacaaataaatatttgtaagaaTGTATCAAAAAGTTATCCTTCAACCAAATTTCcattttataaatgtttgaaaatcagaataaattaaaaatttgttcaatTCCCCAATACTCGACTTTGGAACTAGTTGCTCAACAAAGGAATTTTGCGAATCACATTCGCCTTAGTCTCATCATTTTAGAACTATAAAATACATAACGGATATAGATGAgattatgaataaaataaatttatacctGTGCACTAAATCCACAGAAAAAGGCAAACCAGATGTGACATAAAGTAAACGCaaaattcttataaaaaaaatatctaagaaatttgctcattctatagtATGACCATCTCCCATGAACGAGAAGTAATCTTTCCAAAAATCTAAACTGTCCTATGGAATAGTCGGATGCTAATACAGCTTGTAATCCCTCTTGCCCACTGATGCCAACACCTATATGAGCTGTTTTTATCATTGAAACATCATTTGCTCCATCACCAATTGCCAGAGTCAcagcatttttatttttctttattaattcgACTACCATTGCTTTTTGTAAAGGAGTTACGCGACAACATATCACAGCTTTACCTAAGAATTTAGAATGtacaatgttataattatatataatataaatataaataattttttgtaataaatatatgagaatttttctaaataaatatacatacattggCTTGATACATCGAGGAAAAGTTGCTCAAGTTGCGGATGTAATGCATGAACTAAGGAATGCCCATTAATAACCACCGCGAATCCTGTTGCTTGTTCCATCTCATGCTCATCTTGTTCATCTCTGCTAGGATTGTATTCAGTATCGCtgctatatataaaaaatataaagtttaaaTGAAACAAGATGACTTTGGAATAAAATATGATTTACATTAACAGTGCTTTCTTAGAATCaagtttcattttttcccgAAGTTATCAGACTTTTAAACTCAACCAAtggtaaaatataatatacaattacttgctgagaaaaaaaaagaaaaaaaaaggaagaaatttaatttgttccattgaatataaaaatgatgCGTATTAATCATAAACAATACACACAGTGCACTGTATCATGAACTACTGAAATAATAACGTGACATAAGCAACATACTTTcggtgttgttgttgttattattatcattattactaAGATTAATTTTAAGCATACAGAAAGAGAAGGAGTGAGTTTCAAGCACATGATAATTATCATTATTCGTTTCGACTAATTAATGTT
Coding sequences:
- the Cdk7 gene encoding cyclin-dependent kinase 7 encodes the protein MTEKLRRYEKIDFLGEGQFATVYKAKDIETSKIVAVKKIKVGSRAEARDGINRTALREIKLLQELKHDNVIGLLDVFGHKSNVSLVFDFMDTDLEIIIKDSNIVLTAANIKAYMIQTLQGLDYLHYNWILHRDLKPNNLLVNSEGVLKIGDFGLAKFFGSPNRINTHQVVTRWYRSPELLYGARLYGTGIDMWAVGCILAELLLRVPFLPGESDLDQLTRIFQTLGTPTEETWPGMTELPDFIQFKPFPGTPLKHIFTAAGDDLLDLIASLLNVNPLERCTCDQALQMPYFSNKPAPTPGPRLPLPTSVKRQPEEKPSLKRKLLESMDGASLAKRLQF